Proteins from a single region of Fundidesulfovibrio putealis DSM 16056:
- a CDS encoding cytochrome c family protein, which translates to MRAAAVLLGVVLILGFSLAGFAAQPKSFIGSKACSECHQKEYASFSKFSKKAHSFKSIQIMSAKLEPAELRECYACHTTGYGQPGGFVSVEKTPELANAGCEVCHGPGSEHAQSGDKSLIQTKLTVEQCQTCHNEQRVKSFGFKPMLFGGAH; encoded by the coding sequence ATGCGCGCCGCAGCCGTTCTCCTTGGTGTTGTGTTGATTCTCGGGTTTTCGCTCGCCGGGTTCGCCGCGCAGCCGAAATCCTTCATCGGTTCCAAAGCCTGCTCGGAGTGTCACCAGAAGGAATATGCGTCCTTCTCCAAGTTCTCCAAGAAGGCGCACTCGTTCAAGTCCATCCAGATCATGTCCGCGAAGCTCGAACCTGCCGAGCTTCGGGAATGCTACGCCTGCCACACCACGGGCTATGGCCAGCCCGGCGGCTTCGTGAGCGTCGAGAAAACCCCGGAGCTGGCCAACGCCGGATGCGAGGTCTGCCACGGCCCCGGGTCCGAGCACGCCCAATCCGGCGACAAAAGCCTCATCCAGACAAAACTGACTGTCGAGCAGTGCCAGACCTGCCACAACGAACAGCGGGTCAAATCCTTCGGGTTCAAGCCGATGCTTTTTGGCGGCGCGCATTAG
- a CDS encoding AIR synthase-related protein: MLFRVEVAPKSNLPDVPGRRAAMRITHELGVPVDDASVVKTYTVAGLSRQDLEKVVEAAALHDPVSHVASLTPLASGFDWIVEVGLRPGVTDNEGRTARETLALVLGLSRQQAKSLAVYASSQYALRGQLSRETVEHIARDHLCNELIQRFEIKSAAEWAEKPGFEAKAAQVTGQSLDEVAAIDLSAMSDEELMAFSRENVLALSLEEMQAIRAHYARPEVTAARKAAGLGAHPTDAELEVLAQTWSEHCKHKIFAADIEYENTETGRKESIKSLYKTYVQGSTSTIRRNMGASDICLSVFKDNAGVIRFTDDHHLCVKVETHNSPSALDPYGGALTGIVGVNRDPMGTGMGANLLCNTDVFCFASPFYDQPLPPRLLHPRRVMEGVREGVEHGGNKSGIPTVNGSVVFHERFLGKPLVFCGTVGIMPALVNGKPSQDKRALPGDIIVMTGGRIGKDGIHGATFSSEELHEGSPATAVQIGDPITQRKMYDFLMRARDMGLYHAITDNGAGGLSSSVGEMAGDSGGALLDLSKAPLKYDGLRPWEILLSEAQERMTVAVGPDQIERFLALAAEMDVEATALGTFTDTGIFAVTYGDKPVALLDMDFLHEGTPRMVLDAVWERPAVKETPAPASVDHGGLLRRMLGRLNICSKEYMIRQYDHEVKGASVVKPLVGVERDGPADAAVMRPVLGRKEALVLSHGICPKYSDLDAYWMMAGAIDEAVRNAVAAGGDLAHMAGVDNFCWCDPVQSEKTPDGKYKLAQLVRANQALAHFCHAYGVPCVSGKDSMKNDYTGGGEKISIPPTVLFTAMSVIPDASQAMTSDFKQAGDVIYVLGLTRPELGGSELADELGFVSAAVPQVDALSARKRYQSVRKAAQGKLLNACHDCSDGGLAVALAEMCVGGRLGAEVDLSRVPVSSDCVSPLETLYSESHSRFVVSVPSGNVPSFEKVFAGQWMAPIGRVTDSGKLVVTCGGEAVLSEDVETLADAFKATLDW; encoded by the coding sequence ATGCTTTTTCGGGTTGAAGTAGCTCCCAAGTCCAACCTTCCTGACGTTCCCGGCCGCCGCGCCGCCATGCGCATCACCCACGAACTGGGAGTGCCCGTGGACGACGCGTCCGTAGTCAAGACCTACACCGTGGCCGGTCTCTCCAGGCAGGACCTGGAAAAAGTTGTCGAAGCAGCTGCCCTGCACGACCCCGTCTCCCACGTTGCGTCGCTTACGCCGCTGGCCTCGGGCTTCGACTGGATCGTGGAGGTGGGCCTGCGCCCCGGCGTCACCGACAACGAGGGCCGCACCGCGCGCGAGACCCTGGCCCTGGTGCTGGGCCTCAGCCGCCAGCAGGCCAAGTCCCTGGCCGTATACGCCTCCAGCCAGTACGCCCTGCGCGGCCAGCTCTCGCGCGAGACCGTGGAGCACATCGCCCGCGACCACCTGTGCAACGAGCTGATCCAGCGCTTCGAGATAAAGTCCGCCGCCGAGTGGGCCGAAAAGCCCGGCTTCGAGGCCAAGGCCGCCCAGGTCACGGGCCAGTCCCTGGACGAGGTGGCGGCCATCGACCTGTCCGCCATGTCCGACGAGGAGCTCATGGCCTTCTCGCGCGAGAACGTGCTGGCGCTCTCGCTGGAAGAAATGCAGGCCATCCGCGCCCACTACGCCCGCCCCGAAGTCACAGCGGCTCGCAAGGCCGCCGGGCTGGGCGCGCACCCCACCGACGCCGAACTCGAAGTGCTGGCCCAGACCTGGTCCGAGCACTGCAAGCACAAGATCTTCGCCGCCGACATCGAGTACGAGAACACCGAGACGGGCCGGAAAGAATCCATCAAGAGCCTCTACAAGACCTACGTGCAGGGCTCCACATCGACCATCCGCAGGAACATGGGCGCGTCCGACATCTGCCTGTCCGTGTTCAAGGACAACGCGGGCGTGATCCGCTTCACCGACGACCACCACCTGTGCGTCAAGGTGGAGACCCACAACTCTCCCTCCGCCCTGGACCCCTACGGCGGAGCCCTGACCGGCATCGTCGGCGTCAACCGCGACCCCATGGGCACCGGAATGGGCGCGAACCTTTTGTGCAACACCGACGTGTTCTGCTTCGCCTCGCCCTTCTACGACCAGCCCCTGCCCCCGCGCCTTTTGCACCCCCGCCGGGTGATGGAAGGCGTGCGCGAGGGCGTGGAGCACGGCGGCAACAAGTCCGGCATCCCCACGGTGAACGGCTCGGTGGTGTTCCACGAACGCTTTCTGGGCAAGCCCCTGGTGTTTTGCGGCACCGTGGGCATCATGCCCGCCCTGGTTAACGGCAAGCCCAGCCAGGACAAGCGCGCCCTGCCCGGCGACATCATCGTCATGACCGGCGGACGCATCGGCAAGGACGGCATCCACGGCGCGACCTTCTCGTCCGAGGAACTGCACGAGGGCTCCCCGGCCACGGCGGTGCAGATCGGCGACCCCATCACCCAGCGCAAGATGTACGATTTCCTCATGCGCGCCCGCGACATGGGCCTGTACCACGCCATCACCGACAACGGCGCTGGCGGCCTGTCCTCGTCTGTTGGCGAGATGGCGGGCGACTCCGGCGGCGCGCTTCTGGACCTGTCCAAGGCCCCGCTCAAGTACGACGGCCTGCGCCCCTGGGAGATCCTGCTGTCCGAGGCGCAGGAGCGCATGACCGTGGCCGTGGGGCCGGACCAGATCGAACGCTTCCTGGCATTGGCCGCCGAAATGGACGTGGAAGCCACTGCGCTCGGCACGTTCACCGACACGGGCATTTTCGCGGTCACCTACGGCGACAAGCCCGTGGCTCTGCTGGACATGGATTTTCTGCACGAGGGAACCCCGCGCATGGTGCTGGACGCCGTCTGGGAGCGCCCCGCCGTCAAGGAGACCCCGGCCCCGGCGTCCGTGGATCATGGCGGACTGCTCAGGCGCATGCTGGGCAGGCTGAACATCTGCTCCAAGGAGTACATGATCCGCCAGTACGACCATGAGGTGAAGGGCGCGAGCGTGGTCAAGCCCCTGGTGGGCGTGGAGCGCGACGGCCCGGCCGACGCCGCCGTGATGCGCCCGGTGCTCGGGCGCAAGGAGGCCCTGGTGCTCTCCCACGGCATCTGCCCCAAATACTCCGACCTGGACGCTTACTGGATGATGGCCGGGGCCATCGACGAGGCCGTGCGCAACGCCGTGGCCGCCGGCGGAGACCTGGCCCACATGGCGGGCGTGGACAACTTCTGCTGGTGCGACCCGGTCCAGTCCGAAAAGACCCCGGACGGCAAGTACAAGCTGGCCCAGCTGGTGCGCGCCAACCAGGCCCTGGCCCACTTCTGCCACGCCTACGGCGTGCCCTGCGTCTCCGGCAAGGACTCCATGAAGAACGACTACACCGGCGGCGGTGAGAAGATCTCCATCCCGCCCACGGTGCTCTTCACGGCCATGTCCGTGATCCCCGACGCCTCCCAGGCCATGACCTCCGACTTCAAGCAGGCAGGGGACGTGATCTACGTGCTGGGCCTGACCCGCCCGGAACTGGGCGGCTCAGAGCTGGCCGACGAGCTCGGTTTCGTCAGCGCCGCCGTGCCCCAGGTGGACGCGCTGTCCGCCAGGAAGCGCTACCAGAGCGTGCGCAAGGCCGCACAGGGCAAGCTGCTGAACGCCTGCCACGACTGCTCCGACGGCGGACTGGCCGTGGCCCTGGCCGAGATGTGCGTGGGCGGCAGGCTCGGCGCGGAGGTGGACCTCTCCCGCGTGCCCGTAAGCTCCGACTGCGTCTCGCCCCTGGAGACACTCTACTCGGAGAGCCACTCGCGCTTCGTGGTGAGCGTGCCCTCCGGCAACGTGCCCAGCTTCGAGAAGGTCTTTGCCGGGCAGTGGATGGCCCCCATCGGGCGCGTTACCGACAGCGGCAAGCTGGTTGTGACATGCGGCGGAGAGGCCGTCCTGAGCGAAGACGTGGAAACGCTGGCCGACGCCTTCAAGGCAACGCTCGACTGGTAA